The following proteins are encoded in a genomic region of Streptococcus equi subsp. equi:
- the niaX gene encoding membrane protein produces the protein MTKKPTQLIAYSSILVAFAILIPMIMPIKLIIGPASFTLASHLPLFLAIFISIPVAILVGIGTGLGFLLAGFPMIIVMRAFSHVLFAAIAAFMLKRQPKWLETPLRTFVFGIIANVIHGLAEF, from the coding sequence ATGACCAAAAAACCAACACAACTGATTGCCTACTCTTCTATTTTGGTGGCCTTTGCCATCTTGATTCCGATGATAATGCCCATTAAGCTTATTATTGGCCCGGCTTCCTTTACCCTAGCTAGTCATCTGCCCTTGTTTTTAGCCATATTTATATCCATTCCGGTAGCGATCTTGGTGGGGATAGGAACAGGTCTGGGCTTTTTGCTAGCAGGATTTCCTATGATTATTGTTATGCGAGCCTTCTCACACGTGCTTTTTGCAGCTATTGCGGCTTTTATGCTCAAAAGGCAGCCTAAATGGCTGGAAACACCGTTAAGAACCTTTGTTTTTGGGATTATAGCAAATGTGATTCATGGCCTAGCAGAGTTTTAG
- the nadR gene encoding transcriptional repressor, translated as MKVKERREAITDRLSQAQEAISATSLAKALGVSRQVIVGDIALLRAQQLDIISTPKGYILSNALFSHHYSARIVCQHGPEQTRQELELILAHDGIVTNVEVEHPIYGMLTAPLNIKSSADINNFIEKLGASKAELLSSLTEGLHTHLLSCPDQEAFEEIKRDLAAAGILYGEQ; from the coding sequence ATGAAAGTAAAGGAACGCCGAGAAGCTATTACAGATAGGTTAAGCCAAGCACAAGAAGCCATCTCAGCAACTAGCTTAGCCAAGGCATTGGGAGTTAGTCGTCAGGTGATTGTCGGAGACATTGCCTTACTTAGGGCGCAGCAGCTTGACATTATTTCAACACCAAAGGGATATATCCTGTCAAATGCTTTGTTTAGTCATCACTATTCTGCTAGAATTGTTTGCCAGCATGGACCTGAGCAGACAAGGCAGGAGTTGGAGTTGATATTAGCACATGATGGCATTGTGACCAATGTGGAGGTAGAGCACCCTATTTATGGCATGCTGACAGCACCGCTTAACATTAAAAGCTCAGCTGATATCAATAACTTTATTGAAAAGCTCGGAGCCTCTAAGGCAGAATTATTGTCGTCTTTGACAGAGGGTCTGCACACTCACCTTTTGTCCTGCCCTGATCAGGAGGCATTTGAAGAGATCAAGAGAGATCTAGCAGCTGCAGGCATTCTCTATGGTGAACAATAA
- the hupB gene encoding DNA-binding protein HU 1, with protein sequence MANKQDLIAKVAEATELTKKDSAAAVDAVFSAIEAFLAEGEKVQLIGFGNFEVRERAARKGRNPQTGEEIEIAASKVPAFKAGKALKDAVK encoded by the coding sequence ATGGCTAACAAACAAGATTTAATCGCAAAGGTTGCAGAAGCAACTGAGCTTACAAAGAAAGATTCAGCAGCAGCAGTTGACGCTGTCTTTTCTGCAATCGAAGCTTTTCTTGCTGAAGGTGAAAAGGTACAATTAATTGGTTTTGGTAACTTTGAGGTTCGTGAACGCGCTGCTCGTAAAGGTCGCAACCCACAAACTGGTGAAGAAATTGAAATTGCAGCTTCAAAGGTTCCAGCATTCAAGGCTGGTAAAGCTCTTAAGGACGCTGTAAAATAA
- the focA gene encoding formate transporter, producing MKTPEQILAATITIGEHKVAKPFLAKAILGFIGGAMISLGYLLYVRIAASGLETFGAFSSILGACAFPIGLIIILMAGGELITGNMMAVSAAFFAKKIKAKDLMANWLVITLFNILGALFVAFVFGHFLGLTATGSFKEEVIEVAHAKLAATPLQAIVSGIGCNWFVGLALWLCYGASDATGKLLGTWFPVMTFVALGFQHSVANAFVIPAAIFEGGASWIDFATNFALVYVGNVLGGAIFVSLFYYKAYDHSKEA from the coding sequence ATGAAAACACCAGAACAGATATTAGCCGCGACGATTACGATTGGTGAGCATAAGGTTGCAAAGCCTTTTTTGGCTAAGGCTATTTTAGGCTTTATTGGCGGTGCGATGATTAGTTTGGGCTACTTATTGTATGTTAGGATTGCAGCTAGTGGGCTGGAGACCTTTGGCGCTTTTTCTAGTATTTTGGGTGCTTGTGCCTTTCCGATTGGGCTGATCATTATTTTGATGGCTGGCGGTGAATTGATCACAGGCAACATGATGGCGGTGTCGGCAGCCTTTTTTGCAAAAAAGATTAAGGCCAAGGACTTGATGGCCAATTGGCTGGTGATTACCCTTTTTAATATTTTGGGAGCCTTGTTCGTTGCCTTTGTTTTTGGTCATTTTCTGGGTCTGACAGCTACTGGCAGCTTTAAAGAAGAGGTCATTGAGGTGGCCCATGCCAAGCTTGCTGCAACTCCTCTACAGGCTATTGTTTCAGGAATTGGCTGTAACTGGTTTGTTGGCCTGGCGCTTTGGCTGTGCTATGGCGCTAGTGATGCGACAGGTAAGCTCCTTGGAACCTGGTTTCCTGTGATGACCTTTGTTGCCCTTGGTTTTCAGCATAGTGTGGCCAATGCCTTTGTTATTCCGGCGGCTATTTTTGAGGGTGGCGCCAGCTGGATCGATTTTGCGACTAATTTTGCTCTCGTTTATGTGGGCAATGTCCTTGGCGGTGCTATCTTTGTTAGTCTCTTTTATTACAAGGCTTATGATCACTCTAAGGAAGCCTGA
- a CDS encoding membrane protein, translated as MPIIVILGLAIFSVVKVIIFLCFYKAFEKKQLKKLEQDQKETKQAIDQEESKKAFPF; from the coding sequence ATGCCAATAATTGTTATCCTTGGACTTGCTATCTTTTCGGTGGTTAAGGTCATTATTTTTCTATGCTTTTATAAAGCATTTGAGAAAAAACAACTAAAGAAGCTAGAACAGGATCAAAAAGAAACCAAGCAGGCGATTGACCAAGAGGAGTCAAAAAAAGCCTTTCCCTTTTAA
- the gpmA_2 gene encoding phosphoglyceromutase, translated as MVKLVFARHGESEWNKANLFTGWADVDLSEKGTQQAIDAGKLIKEAGIAFDLAFTSVLKRAIKTTNLALEYSDQLWVPVEKSWRLNERHYGGLTGKNKAEAAEQFGDEQVHIWRRSYDVLPPDMAKDDEHSAHTDRRYAHLDHSVIPDAENLKVTLERALPFWEDKIAPALVDGKNVFVGAHGNSIRALVKHIKQLSDDEIMNVEIPNFPPLVFEFDDKLNLTAEYYLGGE; from the coding sequence ATGGTAAAATTGGTTTTCGCTCGTCATGGTGAGTCAGAATGGAACAAAGCAAACCTTTTCACTGGTTGGGCTGACGTTGATTTGTCCGAAAAGGGAACACAGCAGGCTATTGATGCTGGAAAATTGATCAAGGAAGCTGGTATTGCATTTGATCTTGCCTTTACATCTGTGCTTAAGCGTGCTATCAAGACAACTAATCTTGCACTTGAGTATTCTGATCAGCTTTGGGTACCTGTTGAAAAATCATGGCGCTTGAACGAGCGTCACTATGGTGGCTTGACTGGTAAAAACAAGGCAGAAGCAGCTGAGCAATTTGGTGATGAGCAGGTTCATATCTGGCGCCGTTCATACGATGTGTTGCCTCCTGATATGGCTAAAGATGATGAGCATTCAGCACATACTGATCGTCGTTACGCTCATCTTGATCATTCTGTTATTCCAGATGCAGAAAACCTGAAGGTAACACTAGAGCGTGCCCTTCCTTTCTGGGAAGATAAGATTGCACCAGCCTTAGTTGATGGTAAAAATGTTTTTGTTGGAGCACATGGTAACTCTATTCGTGCCCTTGTCAAACACATCAAGCAATTATCAGATGACGAGATTATGAATGTGGAAATCCCGAACTTCCCACCGCTTGTGTTTGAATTTGATGACAAGCTAAATCTTACTGCTGAGTACTACCTCGGTGGTGAATAA
- a CDS encoding membrane protein, with protein MEKKLNLNWWKWAFLLLLAFNAAFLAVIGSRIIQIREPKSELINQKAAKNIKIGTLTTTKEQLNEAVVSYLKDFQTEKMTYKVYATSSTILFEGTYQLLGYEVPLYIYFQPHRLTNGAIQLQVLSFSVGTLSLPEKDVLQYLKSSYKLPKFVEVLPKQSAIIINLQQLENDANIYLKAQKIDLVKDDIRFDIYKK; from the coding sequence ATGGAAAAGAAATTAAACCTTAATTGGTGGAAATGGGCTTTTTTGCTATTATTGGCTTTTAATGCAGCCTTTTTAGCAGTTATTGGAAGTCGTATTATACAAATAAGAGAGCCTAAGTCTGAGCTGATCAATCAAAAAGCAGCAAAGAATATTAAAATAGGGACCTTAACAACCACTAAAGAGCAATTAAATGAGGCAGTCGTTAGCTACCTAAAGGATTTTCAGACGGAAAAAATGACCTATAAGGTGTATGCCACCTCCTCGACCATTCTCTTTGAAGGAACCTATCAGCTCTTAGGATATGAGGTGCCGTTATACATTTATTTTCAGCCTCATCGCTTAACCAATGGTGCGATACAGCTGCAGGTTCTCTCCTTTTCTGTGGGGACCCTTTCTTTGCCGGAAAAGGACGTTTTGCAATACTTGAAATCCAGCTATAAGCTGCCAAAATTCGTTGAAGTCTTACCTAAGCAATCGGCTATTATTATCAATCTACAGCAATTGGAAAATGATGCCAACATCTATTTAAAGGCTCAAAAGATTGATCTTGTCAAGGATGATATTCGATTTGACATCTATAAGAAATGA
- the mutR gene encoding positive transcriptional regulator MutR family, translating into MTNHQLGKAFRSIRQNRNITLQQLASKDVSLSQLSRFERGESDLSVTKFLTALDSMQVEISEFMDIAANFKQTEQIQFMSQLIKLEYARDIEGFKQLQKQELAKHQADPDTNRYYLNSILLQGFICKCNPSIPFPKAYLDEVTDYLFRTESWHIYELILIGNLYLFIDIPLLDKMGKEILNNHTYYESISTNKHLVTITLLNIWETCIHRHQLDYARYYQKQILALLNNETKLYEKTIFLFLKGLEDYQRGQCLSGIKDMTTAISIFESLDCPHLAHNYQKDFERFVASSSLICKKT; encoded by the coding sequence ATGACTAATCATCAGTTGGGAAAAGCATTTCGCAGCATTAGACAAAACAGAAATATCACCTTACAGCAGCTTGCCAGTAAAGACGTGTCCTTGTCTCAGTTATCCCGCTTTGAACGCGGCGAATCTGATCTATCAGTAACAAAGTTTTTAACAGCTTTAGACAGCATGCAAGTGGAAATCAGCGAATTTATGGACATAGCTGCCAACTTCAAACAGACAGAGCAAATTCAATTCATGTCGCAGCTGATCAAGCTGGAATATGCACGCGATATTGAGGGATTCAAGCAGCTGCAAAAGCAGGAATTGGCAAAGCACCAAGCTGATCCTGATACCAATCGTTACTATTTAAACAGCATTCTACTCCAAGGCTTTATCTGTAAATGCAATCCTAGCATTCCTTTTCCTAAGGCTTATCTTGATGAGGTCACTGACTACCTTTTTAGGACTGAAAGCTGGCATATCTATGAGCTGATTTTAATTGGAAATCTCTATCTTTTTATTGATATTCCCTTATTAGATAAAATGGGAAAGGAAATTCTAAACAATCATACCTACTACGAAAGCATTTCAACCAATAAGCATTTGGTTACCATCACCCTTCTCAATATTTGGGAAACCTGTATCCACCGACATCAGCTTGACTATGCGCGCTATTATCAAAAGCAGATACTAGCCCTACTCAATAATGAAACCAAGCTATATGAAAAAACCATCTTTTTATTTTTAAAGGGCTTAGAGGACTACCAAAGAGGACAGTGTTTGTCTGGCATTAAGGATATGACTACTGCTATTTCCATTTTTGAGAGCCTGGATTGTCCTCACCTAGCGCACAATTACCAAAAGGATTTTGAAAGATTTGTAGCCTCCTCTAGCCTTATTTGCAAAAAAACATAA
- a CDS encoding transporter protein — protein MRKNDYQLLASRAINKIGNTVYDYSNSSGIAGLGATGRQYLGYYQLAEGLISLILNPIGGAIADRYKRRQLLLWTDAIGAISCGLLALIANPTIMLYGLITVNALLAISYAFSGTAFRAYVVTLVETERLVHFNAQLEIVSQIISISSPMLAFLVMDCFGIKTALALDSISFLLSFLCLYTIKDKERHITKQSSQGNRLQLLTDIKEGLQFIYHDNDIFSLLIIASLVNFFIAAFNYLIPFSNQLLGSQSSYASLLSMGALGAILGAFMANKLFKNNQQSLLLSLGLSGLGMLLITAMALLKLPVIVIALGNLWFECFLTIFNIHFFSIVQKKVPEALLGRVFSSIVTTAILLMPLATTIMTCIPASVHLATFAVIGIGIMATASLAYYCNYRQSSKKKPFI, from the coding sequence ATGCGCAAAAACGACTACCAGCTGCTCGCAAGTCGAGCTATTAACAAAATAGGCAATACTGTTTACGACTACAGCAACAGCAGCGGGATTGCTGGACTCGGAGCAACTGGCCGACAATATTTGGGTTATTATCAGCTAGCTGAAGGCCTTATTTCACTCATCTTAAATCCTATCGGTGGCGCCATTGCTGATCGTTATAAACGACGACAATTGTTATTGTGGACAGATGCTATCGGAGCTATCAGCTGCGGACTTTTAGCCCTGATAGCTAACCCTACTATCATGCTTTATGGGCTTATCACTGTTAATGCTCTTTTAGCAATATCGTATGCCTTCTCTGGAACTGCTTTTCGAGCCTATGTGGTCACACTAGTTGAAACAGAAAGACTTGTTCATTTCAATGCTCAGCTAGAAATCGTATCTCAAATCATCAGTATTTCCTCACCAATGCTTGCTTTTTTAGTGATGGATTGCTTTGGCATCAAAACAGCCTTGGCTCTAGATAGCATTAGCTTTCTATTGTCCTTTCTATGTCTATATACAATCAAGGACAAAGAAAGGCACATCACTAAACAGAGCAGCCAAGGCAATAGGCTTCAGCTTTTAACAGATATTAAGGAGGGGCTGCAATTCATCTACCATGACAATGACATTTTTTCTTTGTTGATTATTGCTTCTCTTGTGAATTTCTTTATTGCTGCTTTCAATTATTTAATTCCTTTTTCGAATCAGCTGCTAGGCAGCCAATCAAGCTATGCTAGTCTTCTTTCGATGGGAGCTTTAGGGGCTATCTTAGGAGCTTTTATGGCTAACAAGCTCTTTAAAAATAATCAGCAAAGCTTACTCCTATCCCTAGGCCTTAGTGGCCTAGGGATGCTTCTAATAACAGCTATGGCTCTCTTGAAGCTTCCAGTCATTGTGATTGCCCTTGGGAATTTATGGTTTGAATGCTTTTTAACAATCTTTAACATTCACTTCTTTTCTATCGTTCAAAAAAAAGTTCCTGAGGCATTGCTAGGACGAGTCTTTAGCTCAATCGTCACAACTGCTATTCTCTTAATGCCACTGGCAACTACCATCATGACCTGTATACCAGCCTCTGTTCATCTAGCAACCTTTGCTGTTATTGGAATAGGTATCATGGCGACTGCCAGTCTTGCCTACTATTGTAACTATAGGCAATCCTCCAAGAAAAAGCCCTTCATCTGA
- the pyrD gene encoding dihydroorotate dehydrogenase has product MVSTATKIATFAFNNCLMNAAGVYCMTKEELLAIEASEAGSFVTKTGTLAPRQGNPEPRYADTALGSINSMGLPNHGYQYYLDIVTEMQKDQASKHHFLSVVGMSAEETETILKAIQASDYQGLVELNLSCPNVPGKPQLAYDFEATDQLLKKIFSYYTKPLGIKLPPYFDIVHFDQAAAIFNQYPLAFANCVNSIGNGLVIDDEQVVIKPKNGFGGIGGDYIKPTALANVHAFYQRLNSSIQIIGTGGVKTGRDAFEHILCGAAMVQIGTALHQEGPAIFKRITKELQDIMAEKGYQTLDDFRGQLQYKP; this is encoded by the coding sequence ATGGTTTCTACTGCCACAAAAATCGCTACATTTGCCTTTAATAATTGCCTGATGAACGCTGCTGGAGTGTATTGCATGACCAAGGAAGAGCTGCTAGCCATTGAGGCCTCTGAGGCTGGGTCCTTTGTGACAAAAACAGGTACTCTAGCCCCTCGACAGGGCAACCCTGAGCCTCGCTATGCAGATACAGCACTTGGCTCAATCAATTCAATGGGACTTCCTAATCATGGCTACCAGTATTATTTAGATATTGTCACAGAAATGCAAAAGGATCAAGCAAGCAAGCACCACTTTTTATCTGTTGTGGGCATGTCTGCTGAAGAAACCGAGACTATCCTAAAAGCTATTCAGGCCTCTGATTATCAAGGACTTGTCGAGCTAAACCTGTCGTGCCCTAATGTCCCAGGTAAGCCTCAGCTGGCCTATGACTTTGAAGCCACAGATCAGCTCCTAAAAAAGATCTTTTCCTATTACACCAAGCCTCTAGGCATCAAGCTACCTCCTTATTTTGATATTGTCCATTTTGACCAAGCCGCAGCCATTTTCAATCAATACCCCTTAGCCTTTGCCAACTGTGTTAATTCCATTGGCAATGGCTTGGTTATTGATGATGAGCAGGTCGTCATCAAGCCTAAAAACGGCTTTGGTGGTATTGGTGGTGATTACATCAAGCCAACTGCCCTGGCTAATGTTCATGCCTTTTACCAACGGCTTAACTCTTCTATTCAGATCATTGGCACAGGCGGTGTCAAAACAGGACGTGATGCCTTTGAGCATATCCTATGCGGCGCAGCTATGGTACAAATTGGAACAGCACTGCACCAGGAAGGTCCAGCTATTTTTAAGCGTATCACTAAGGAGCTACAAGACATTATGGCTGAAAAGGGCTACCAGACACTAGACGATTTTCGTGGTCAATTACAATATAAGCCTTAA
- a CDS encoding mono-ADP-ribosyltransferase has product MTHQHHNAKLSYQRIAIRTLCLFTFFLSLLVVQPSTIKAQSYDEGQTVVFEPYGNSFKPYYKFSEPDVTKYIITNRWRSQTAFTEAEKKMMYQYTYASASPINLALEQVMGDTSQLDAQLQQSVALLDSATHKLTIPWNIIVYRYVYETFLTELGTSEEELARYYHDKTFDPQILSAIKPGTHYTKQGFMSTTAIKNAAMPHRSVELRIQVPQGSQAAFVQPYSFYPYEMELLFPRQCTLEIIGANLSDDHTRLLIETRLLP; this is encoded by the coding sequence ATGACTCATCAACATCATAACGCAAAGTTATCTTATCAAAGGATAGCTATTCGTACACTATGCTTGTTTACATTTTTCTTATCGTTGCTTGTCGTTCAGCCTTCAACCATCAAGGCACAGTCTTATGATGAAGGACAAACAGTTGTTTTTGAGCCCTATGGGAATAGCTTTAAGCCTTATTATAAATTTAGTGAGCCTGATGTTACCAAATACATTATCACCAATCGCTGGAGGTCTCAAACAGCCTTTACAGAAGCAGAAAAAAAGATGATGTATCAGTATACATACGCCTCTGCCAGCCCTATTAACCTAGCCCTAGAACAGGTGATGGGAGATACCAGCCAGTTGGATGCCCAGCTGCAGCAGTCTGTAGCCTTACTTGATAGTGCTACTCATAAGCTAACCATCCCTTGGAATATCATCGTCTATCGCTATGTTTATGAAACATTCTTAACAGAATTGGGCACTTCTGAAGAGGAACTCGCTCGTTACTACCATGATAAGACCTTTGATCCGCAGATCCTATCAGCGATCAAGCCAGGCACTCATTATACAAAGCAAGGCTTTATGAGTACTACAGCCATCAAAAATGCTGCTATGCCACATCGCTCAGTGGAATTAAGAATTCAGGTCCCTCAAGGCAGCCAGGCTGCTTTTGTACAGCCCTACTCATTTTATCCTTATGAAATGGAACTCTTGTTCCCAAGACAGTGCACATTAGAAATTATTGGCGCTAATCTTTCAGACGATCACACAAGATTACTTATTGAAACAAGACTCCTTCCTTAA